In the genome of Aedes aegypti strain LVP_AGWG chromosome 2, AaegL5.0 Primary Assembly, whole genome shotgun sequence, the window ctgtcAGGACCACTTtttagtagattccaggtgctCCGGGGGATGTTGCTCGacattatttttccaaaataaacaaaatttggatgCTGTATTACGTGTTAAACATAGGTgaataaatgattttattatgggAGATAAAAGAATTCAAATTGTCttattataataaataaaagGTAACTACTGAAATCAAATCACTACCTACGAGAGAAAACCTCTAGCGTCCATTGAAATATGTTAGTGAATCGATTCTAATTCATCCTGTGCAATCCTCCAAACCTTATATGAAATCCTTCCAAAGATTgaaaacaacatattaaacataccaaatcaaattgaaaattgtgaTGAATATTCTACAACTAAGGAAACGTATCGATATAATTTCGCTTTATTGAATctaaacaaaaaacaaatagtAGCTTACGCCACAAGCTGtaaaatgattattttgaaaatcgagttctgcaacgaattGCGTGCAACATTTTTTGTACTATCGTTGAAAAGCACTACCCAGATACCCTTATCtggatgcattcaccattattttgtatttctgactattgttgtgtaatgagtcattacgcaactcaaaacagttgcgtaatgaaataGCGTagtgtaatagtagtttacggaacaagttgcagaatgatgatttttacagcacgagtcggaAATTTATGCTACGAGGCTGGTCGAGTAGGAtgattacgacgagtgctgtaaaaatcgagttctgcaacgagttacgtacaacattttttgcaatttcgtagaagaccacttgagggtatcagaagttatatcagaatgcattcactatcattttacaattgggttaattctacgagtggcgtgacaattctcgactcgagtgaagtgactcgtcgtgcaaatcaaatggagagtcacttcactcgagtcgagaattgtcacctcgctatacgacaccgacaattgtcacatcacgccactcgtagaataaacccaaatatctggaaaaatgttgtgtaatgattcattacacaacttcaaaacagttgcgtaatgagaaagtgttgcgtaatgaatcattacagcactggtttcagttgcgtaatgactattaccgcactgcatacttcagtgcaggaaagtaagccgtttcatgacagattggcgtgacgaaaaacagcctattacgatgagaaattgcaaaatagtcattacgcaactaatTTCAGTTACGTAATGGCTATTTCGAGATTGCAAATTCAGTGCTGGAAAGTATGCCCttccatgacagattggcgtgataggTAGCTGCCTATTAATACGATGCGGaattgtaataaaaaataatttactcCATTCATTATCCCATTGTCATCGATTCAATAAAACGAACAATCGAAACAAACACATCGTTTGAAAACTTCCCAACACTTTCAGTGTTCAACTGCGGTTGAGAActaagcatgagcatgattgaccgcccgcagttactactccgttattgcacagggaatcaacagacgctactcaggatcagtagcatcttcaatgtgtaagtactgatgttctcattattataacagcgccggctgcgtccgaatgcagatcaatttggggatgggaaggaaatgttgacgtgttacttgtttTATGGAAGCCAAGTAGTCCTATGCACTTCCAAAAGAAAACACTGGAAGTTTGAATAtggtaaaggattcgttttggtaaacgataaagatatgatttgaaatgaatacgtgagcctTTTTAATAAGCGTACacttggtttttttttcacccgcGCAACAcaaaccggacacaattgatccggattccaaCGCTCGCCAACAAAATAGCATGACACAGATTCAACGGATTAAACTCTACTTATTCAATTGCGGGTAAAAACTAagaacgattttcacaaattttggttttatgCAAAGAGTAGAGGGTCAATATTTATTGTTTAGACTGCATCGAAATgtgataaaataaaacaattctAAAAGCGACTTTGTTGGTATGCATTTAATTGTTATTATTTCGATAATTGATATCCAATAGGTTGCTTTTATATTTTACATAATATGTCGATACTCCTGGGTACCGTCAATTTAGATATTCCAATTGCTTGGGGCGTACTGTGAGCGGTTTATGTACAGTGAAGGATGGCAATGCTTGCCCGTTTCCAACTGGATTGCCAGTTGTTCCAGTTTCACATAACTTATACAATTAGGTACCTACTGAATTCCGTAGCCTTGTTCCAATGTGTTTTATCACACCGTAGTACCAGCTGGTAGGAATTCATTTGGATTCCAAAGTTTAAGAACATTCTTGTACATGGAACAACATTGAGTTGCCAATTGCTCAATCGAACAAATCGATTCATATCGAAGGATTGCAAGTTTTGTTAACCAGGTTTacgtttattttttgaaatgggTTGAATTTAAATACAGCGTGAAACTTATCCGCATAATTGAAGACTTACGAATCGTTCTTTGAGTTTATTACATCTATAATATATAAGCACATACGAAGCTAGTaaagtgatatatttgcaaATGAATGTGGTTTCCTGTCCGAGAATGTTCCCAACTCTGCTccatttattttgtttgtaaacTGTGCTTTTGCTGTCTATCGCATTCTACATTTTAAACCTACTATAAGAAATTAGTTGCTCGATTCCGGCATTTCACGAAtcgcgtgattttaatttaactaaccattttctttgtattatttatAAGTGcatgtttgatttttgatcTCTTTAATCTACACAAGGAAACAGCTACAAATAGGAGATACATTGTATTCTTTTTTTCCTACGAAAATCGGCTTTGTTTTACTATTTTACACCTAATTGGTAGAAATTACAATAGCTTTCTCAGTGCATTCAAGTCATGAGAGCGCATCGAACAACGGGAATAATGCAAGAAATAGAAAATAaacgaaaaagttgaaaataaaCGTAATAAAGGTAGACGATAACTGTGAAATACGTTTGAAACGAAAAGGTAAGAAGAAAGAAAAACTAAACTTGATGCAACATAACAGCGAAACTGTTTGCTAGAAAATGTAGCAAAATAAATGTTAGCACGTCTTGCAGAGAAAAACGTTTCCTACAGTTTAATTAGACACAGTTTCAACAATACTATTCTTGATGATTTCGCTTAAGTTTTCGCACGTTTCAATGATGGGTCCGTTGCAACCACTGGCATTGACGTTGTTCAGAGGCGCGTCGTCTTTCACGGAACAATCCCCATTGGTTTGGGGGTGCGTTTCGTCTTGAGTATCGTCTTCGGTGGTGCACGGTTCAGAACTGTCTACCACGCTGGAAAGGGGCATGACCGGAGGATCACGGAAGTCACTCAGCTCGTCGTCTTCTTCGGCAATGATCGACCGCTGGGCCATGGTTATCTGATGGCGACTGTTGGCCAGGAGGTCATTTATCGCTTCCAGCCGGTCGCTATTCGCTGCAAGAGGGGTGTTGAGGTCGATGAAATCGCCACTTGGTGGACTTGCTGCATTAGAAGCAGGATCCAAAGGATCTTCCGTCGGTTGCGGGATGGGTTCACTGGAAGAACATGACGTTTGTGAATCATGTTGCTGGTCCACGAATGCCCTGACGGAGGTACTTGGAGGCAAGCTTTCAGCTGGAGAACTTTGTTCGTCGCAACCAAAATTGGGGTTGATGGGGGTGTTAAGCGTAGTGTCTTCGTCCAGGATCGCCGAACTGCTGGGAACGGGTTCCATCTGACTATGGTAAGGGGAATGTGGATCCGGTTGCCTTTGATCTAGGACCAGACCAGAGTGGTGAGGTTGATGGTACTGTTGGTCCATCGCTGTCGGGTAGTTTCCGTAGTACGGAGCCATGAGCGAGTTGGACATGGCGAGTTGATCGTTAGGTTGCTGCGTGGTACCGTAGTAATCCCGGAAAGCGTAATGCAGATCCAATGATTCATTGGCCTGATGAACAACTCCGGGTGAAACCGAATGATTGGCTAAATAGTTATGACTAACTCCATACGGGTGCTGCTGAAGGTTATGGTGGagatgatgatggtggtgaTGGTAACTGTCAATGGAATCGACTCCATTGACTCCCACCATTCCATACAGCCCTGGTAATCGCACTGGCCCACTGGACCAATCCTTACTGTTACCATAACCACCCGCCGAATGCATTCCCATCCCGCCATGTTCTTCGCTGTTCGTTTTGTTATCTAAATTCAACCGCATGATCGTGTGGATGAAATGTGTCCGCACTCGCCCCGGATTGAATTCTACCCTACCGACCACGTTGGCACATCCGTCCTGCGTACAACCGCAGGGGAAGCTCGGTCGGTCCACCTGGCACTTGATGCCCGCCTGACTACAGGAACAGGTATCCGGATCACAGTACCCCCGACAGGTACAGCCGCACACCTCCCGTGAAGTCCTTATCAGCCGGCATTCGTCCTTCTCCGTGGAATCGATTTTCCGCACACCGGCGGCCTTGAGCAGGGCTCGCCTCTGCCTAGTGGTGACCGGTTGCAGGAAGCCATAGGATTCACTTTCCGCCTCGGAACCGCTCTCGCTGGGTTCATCCTCACTGTCGGTTTCTTCACTCGAACTGGACCGGGGGTTCAGTTCCTGCAGTTGGGCTCGGTGCACTTTTCGCTGCTCAGCCGCGTGCTCTGCGAGGGTGAAGCGCCTGAAAAGAAGAGGAAAACGTTTAGTATTGTTGGGGTTGAACAGATTTGATAGATATTAGTTTGAgatattttcagagaaaattaTCAGGACTGGTAGCAATTGAGGAAATGAGAAGAATTTGAAGACCACATGTCTGGAAAAAGAGATTGAAACCGAACTGAAAAGACTGCAAGGGACGAAACAAAAACCGAAAATTGACCAATTAAGATTTAAAACAAAGAGACTGAAGTGGTAGAAAGTTGAGAGTAGAAAGCAGAGGACAAAAAAATGAGGCTAATTAAcaggaaccaaaaaaaaaaaaaaatcaagcagaaACCTAACAGGGACGAGGATGTAAATGTTTTATTCCTCATAGAACATGACCAGATATTTTTAACCTGGAATATTTCTAAGAAATCCCATCCCCtccatggaaaaaaaatcttcaattctATTCTGCAAAAATCTCCCATAAAGCTctgaatcctccagaaatttatccagtggTTCTTCCATTGAATACCATTGATTAAACTTTTCCATAGATGCATACAGGAATGGATTTCCTACGAAATACTAGTTCGTTGtgttttaaagatttcaacCAGGAATGTCTAAGGATCCcgttttcaggaattactccagagatttcttctcagatttctgcaggaatttctatagaaattcattgataaaattcctaataaaatcttcaaagatttttccagcaatGTCTCTAGGGAAATGTCCAGAATTTTCTTTAATTATTGGAGACATGACGAAACTTGTGTATGTTTCAAAGTAACCCTATATGGGATGAAAAAAAGCTAGACTTTTGAGGAagtcttggaggattttcttgataaattacgAAGCATAATGGCTGTATTAGCTGGTAAAAAAACTATAATAAACTTTTGTAGAATTCATTTGTATTTTACTTAagaaattactctagaattGATTCGAAGAACTGCACGGACGATGAAGATAAAGATTGTCCTCagtaattattccagagattcctccgaaGAAATGCATAGCATTTCGGTCATCAATTTAATTGGAATGTATCAAAGACTTATTTATAACTCTCTAAAACTTTTTCCTTCaatatttctttaagattttatcCCGGAAGTTTTCTAATGATACCCCCAGTAATTATACTAGAGATTTATCTTAGGTTCCTTACAAAGATTGCCTCATacatttcttcagtgatttttctaaatatttcccaaaaaattttcaatctattttgctaaaaaaaatcctgaaaaatccgAGAACTCCTAAAGTAACTTTTGATGAAACTTCTTGAAAAGTACCTGATGGATagtagagatgtaccgaatattcgggccgaatatctcgattttttttattttgccgaatattcgttctgccgaataatgaaatccattattcggccgaataggccgaatagtgaccgaata includes:
- the LOC5575159 gene encoding cysteine/serine-rich nuclear protein 1 → MLKPIKNLLTYLQKNANSSTIFGLTNGMGPIEEPTLHEAPDMMSSEELNCDDPLYDPLALDECDNDVLNVSNVSATTTGTTSSELDASTGQIVLVDVTSLKSPAAQGGEDDGGGGGDICSAVELEPVNTSVNGLDESALSLENGDDPNETRSTNLDDDSFKTASCGDTPNVSVNGTTVEPYTNGVTEVTDGGRQQNEEEEASDGSDSGLGSEPSRNLSALEKETAEHPPVKSNLKRRSAEETTGASSEKRPKKGITFDGVTVYYFTRMQGFGCVPSQGGCTLGMEFQHMHSKRFTLAEHAAEQRKVHRAQLQELNPRSSSSEETDSEDEPSESGSEAESESYGFLQPVTTRQRRALLKAAGVRKIDSTEKDECRLIRTSREVCGCTCRGYCDPDTCSCSQAGIKCQVDRPSFPCGCTQDGCANVVGRVEFNPGRVRTHFIHTIMRLNLDNKTNSEEHGGMGMHSAGGYGNSKDWSSGPVRLPGLYGMVGVNGVDSIDSYHHHHHHLHHNLQQHPYGVSHNYLANHSVSPGVVHQANESLDLHYAFRDYYGTTQQPNDQLAMSNSLMAPYYGNYPTAMDQQYHQPHHSGLVLDQRQPDPHSPYHSQMEPVPSSSAILDEDTTLNTPINPNFGCDEQSSPAESLPPSTSVRAFVDQQHDSQTSCSSSEPIPQPTEDPLDPASNAASPPSGDFIDLNTPLAANSDRLEAINDLLANSRHQITMAQRSIIAEEDDELSDFRDPPVMPLSSVVDSSEPCTTEDDTQDETHPQTNGDCSVKDDAPLNNVNASGCNGPIIETCENLSEIIKNSIVETVSN